A genomic region of Pseudomonas frederiksbergensis contains the following coding sequences:
- a CDS encoding phage baseplate assembly protein V, with the protein MGVELEYGEVSAVDYQGCRIRVRLDDRDGVQSYWLNVPQRNTQGTQRRPIMPELNEQVAVLLDTDGVGGVYLGGIYSTVEPPPVIDEGTDYVRFKDGTVITYDQVASVMSLDCVGATLLKCAQNLTVESGEPVVVKAPSAVLDIPQVTLNGDLQVNGNIGATGSIIDVGGNSNHHTH; encoded by the coding sequence ATGGGCGTTGAACTGGAATACGGCGAAGTCAGTGCGGTGGATTACCAGGGCTGCCGTATCCGTGTGCGGCTGGATGACCGTGATGGGGTGCAGAGCTATTGGCTGAATGTGCCCCAGCGCAACACTCAGGGTACCCAGCGCCGCCCGATCATGCCGGAGTTGAATGAACAGGTCGCGGTGCTACTCGATACCGATGGAGTCGGTGGCGTGTACCTGGGCGGAATCTATTCAACCGTAGAACCGCCACCGGTAATAGATGAAGGGACTGACTATGTGCGCTTCAAAGATGGCACCGTGATCACGTATGACCAAGTGGCCAGCGTGATGTCCCTGGATTGTGTTGGGGCGACCCTGCTCAAGTGCGCCCAGAACCTGACTGTCGAATCTGGAGAGCCGGTGGTGGTGAAGGCGCCTTCGGCGGTGTTGGATATCCCGCAGGTCACCTTGAATGGGGACCTGCAGGTGAATGGCAATATTGGAGCTACCGGGTCTATCATCGACGTAGGCGGCAACTCAAACCACCACACTCATTAA
- a CDS encoding phage late control D family protein, with protein MDALIPKQVPEARFVLTYQHSNITHNISLHLLSLTYIDYLSGQADTLEVELEDTEGKWRDAWYPGHGDALTLAIGWEGAPLRTLGRFEIDEVELRCPPSTVTIHALAAGINTALRTTEHRAYENLTLDAVAKQVATRLGLELIGSIEPIKLDRLTQQDSDLTFLSNLADEYDYAFKVTGNKLVFHAISELAKGKPVARQLLQDQANVHLRDKIKDVPKAVDFKHKDPVKKQLVSYRIINGETVAVPSSASKTTTSADTKKSRKRAASVEVAKAKAKAELAKANRERTTGSWTAMGRPNLVSGNVVTLVAAGKLGGNYMILSSQHRMTRSGGYTVDQEVCRVSAPSIGFTLDNSKPDLALSTYGIEHEVVA; from the coding sequence ATGGATGCGTTGATTCCGAAGCAAGTACCCGAAGCGCGCTTCGTGTTGACCTATCAACACAGCAACATCACTCACAACATCAGCCTGCACCTGCTCTCACTGACCTACATCGACTATCTGTCCGGGCAGGCCGACACTCTGGAGGTCGAACTGGAGGACACCGAGGGCAAATGGCGTGATGCCTGGTATCCAGGTCACGGTGATGCGCTGACCTTGGCCATTGGCTGGGAAGGCGCGCCACTTCGCACGCTGGGACGCTTTGAGATCGATGAGGTCGAGCTGCGTTGCCCACCGTCAACCGTGACCATCCATGCCTTGGCTGCCGGTATCAACACAGCCTTGCGCACCACCGAACATCGTGCCTACGAGAACCTTACCCTCGACGCCGTGGCCAAGCAGGTCGCAACCCGCCTGGGACTGGAGTTGATAGGCAGCATCGAACCCATCAAGCTCGACCGCCTGACCCAGCAAGACTCCGACCTGACCTTCCTGAGCAACCTGGCGGACGAATACGACTACGCCTTCAAGGTGACCGGCAACAAGCTGGTGTTCCACGCCATCAGCGAACTGGCGAAAGGCAAGCCGGTCGCCAGGCAGCTATTGCAGGATCAAGCCAACGTGCACCTACGCGACAAGATCAAGGACGTGCCGAAGGCCGTCGATTTCAAGCACAAAGACCCGGTCAAGAAGCAGCTGGTCAGCTACCGGATCATCAATGGTGAGACGGTCGCGGTACCGAGCAGCGCCAGCAAGACCACCACCAGTGCCGACACCAAGAAGAGTCGCAAGCGCGCCGCCTCCGTCGAAGTGGCCAAAGCCAAAGCCAAGGCCGAGCTGGCCAAGGCTAACCGTGAGCGCACTACGGGCAGTTGGACCGCCATGGGCCGTCCCAACCTGGTGAGCGGCAATGTGGTGACCTTGGTCGCCGCAGGCAAGCTGGGTGGCAACTATATGATCCTTTCGTCGCAACACCGCATGACCCGCAGTGGTGGCTACACCGTCGACCAGGAAGTCTGCCGGGTGTCGGCACCGTCGATTGGTTTCACTCTGGATAACTCCAAGCCCGATCTGGCGCTGTCGACCTACGGAATCGAACACGAAGTGGTGGCTTAA
- a CDS encoding tail protein X, producing the protein MFIPHVTTEGERWDQLAWRYYGDAHRYLPIVQANPHVPLTAALPAGLTLAIPMLEPVSTAEDLPPWMR; encoded by the coding sequence ATGTTCATTCCCCACGTAACAACCGAAGGCGAACGCTGGGACCAATTGGCCTGGCGCTACTACGGTGACGCTCATCGGTATTTGCCGATCGTTCAAGCCAACCCGCACGTGCCGCTCACCGCCGCTTTACCAGCCGGATTGACCTTGGCCATCCCGATGCTGGAGCCGGTGTCCACCGCAGAGGATTTACCCCCATGGATGCGTTGA
- a CDS encoding phage tail protein: MFAILGTIEFTVAGGISGMEQTGSADWAEHARIQGKPLLEWIGEGLDEINLTIELHPLLGDPEARLRSLRLAKSQHEPLAFVMGSGEYLGPYVITHISNAIRRATSVGQVVASTVQVSLREYTGAFTRKVIRPGLLNPALSGTASGLGSPGLISRLTPSPSTTQLVIGHAKSASNVLSAGKNLYETVKSGNASTILGQVPQLLGVTARAIEPLQGLTSAAGLLNDGADLSRLGEDVLGSVMGARSSLNPVDLGNIVDRFSASHQYLGQAITTMDSASKRLSGLAADVLTRRA, encoded by the coding sequence ATGTTTGCCATCCTGGGCACTATCGAATTCACCGTGGCTGGTGGTATTAGCGGTATGGAGCAAACCGGCTCAGCAGACTGGGCCGAGCATGCGCGCATCCAGGGCAAGCCGTTGCTGGAGTGGATTGGTGAAGGGTTGGACGAAATCAACCTGACCATCGAGCTGCATCCATTATTGGGTGATCCCGAAGCACGCCTGCGCTCACTGCGCCTGGCCAAGAGCCAACACGAGCCCTTGGCCTTTGTCATGGGCAGCGGTGAATACCTCGGCCCTTATGTCATCACCCACATCAGCAACGCCATTCGCCGCGCTACCTCTGTTGGCCAAGTCGTCGCATCGACCGTGCAAGTCAGCCTGCGCGAGTACACCGGGGCCTTTACCCGCAAGGTCATTCGACCTGGTCTGCTCAATCCGGCGTTGAGTGGTACAGCGAGTGGTCTTGGTTCACCTGGACTCATCTCGCGGCTGACCCCATCGCCCAGCACCACTCAGTTGGTGATCGGTCACGCAAAATCAGCCAGCAACGTCTTGAGTGCTGGGAAAAACCTGTACGAGACAGTCAAAAGTGGCAACGCCTCGACGATCCTCGGACAGGTTCCTCAGTTGCTGGGGGTGACGGCGCGGGCTATCGAACCGCTGCAAGGGTTGACGTCAGCTGCAGGGTTGCTCAACGACGGCGCCGATCTGTCCCGACTCGGTGAGGACGTTCTGGGCAGCGTGATGGGTGCACGCTCCAGTCTGAATCCGGTTGACCTGGGGAATATCGTCGACCGTTTCTCAGCTTCCCATCAATACCTGGGGCAGGCCATCACCACCATGGATAGCGCCAGTAAACGCCTGTCGGGCCTTGCGGCTGACGTACTAACCCGGAGGGCCTGA
- a CDS encoding phage tail tape measure protein — MANEVLVGLKIGATVAGSLSAAFGSAKSTVQQLGRATDGLTAKQKLIGTELAASLARGGTGVERLRRQYDQVGRAIDQLKVKQERLNTSLARGAQLKSERGELRGQALETLGTAAVVGAPVVQSFRQAIDFQDQTRDISITGGFDAEEEQRLSNVMRESALRWNQTQTEVANGTGVLIAGGISSAKELAAYAPVMAKAATATRASMENLGSVAIALNDNLGIGAAGFERSMNILAYAGKRGQFELADMAKWLPQLTPQLAALGITGERAVAEIGASLQIARKGAGSNDEAANNFKNFLSKITAPDTLKAFADAGIDLQDTMRGMISKGLTPMQAMMATITKYTSTKGPAAAAGFQRVMAMKDDQERQIALDRLNEAYKLGELFRDQQVLSFVRPALANQDEQASIQKGGMEAADQGVQDLDWAKRMGSPKEQLKALTIGLTDVGIGLGGILLPALLDITKAAIPLVRSFSAWTEENAGLVSGVFKVTAGIVALKLGFIALKYGANLGASALNGMGTTMSVLSGKTTLLNSALLSARLAPFITGVTGLTTALPGLSGAMIAFGGAIAATPIGWIIGGIVLIAALGLVIYKNWEPLKAWMIGFFTGLKDGLKPIGDAFSAAFAPVAPLLAKLGTFIKPVITWFRELFSPVQVTGDELGKATWSGIEFGRAVGAVLSGLLAPVRWLLEGIGEIPKAFDGGLAGVAALIVNFSPLGLFYKAFAGVMSYFGVELPGKFTEFGSMIIDGLVNGIKNKASAATDAVLELGSSIKSWFTGDLQIHSPSRVFMGYGANVSEGAALGITGQSDLVRKAALDMASQSRVNMAPPNPADVSMASMMGGGGMGGKIEVSFSPNITVPGGPGVMEQVNQGLQASYVEFLRMMERFEHERQRRSYGSTGGGRT; from the coding sequence ATGGCCAATGAAGTTCTTGTCGGGTTAAAAATTGGCGCTACGGTTGCTGGTAGTTTGAGCGCCGCATTCGGCTCAGCCAAATCGACGGTTCAGCAACTCGGTCGTGCAACGGACGGCCTGACCGCCAAACAAAAACTCATCGGCACCGAACTGGCGGCGTCCCTGGCGCGGGGCGGTACCGGGGTGGAGCGCCTACGTCGTCAGTACGACCAGGTCGGTCGTGCCATTGATCAACTTAAGGTCAAGCAGGAACGTCTCAACACCAGTCTGGCCCGTGGTGCACAACTCAAATCCGAACGGGGCGAACTGCGCGGGCAGGCACTCGAAACACTGGGCACAGCGGCGGTGGTCGGAGCCCCCGTTGTGCAGTCGTTTCGTCAAGCCATCGACTTTCAGGACCAGACGCGTGACATCTCCATTACCGGTGGTTTTGACGCGGAAGAAGAACAACGCCTCAGCAATGTGATGCGCGAATCCGCGTTGCGCTGGAATCAGACCCAAACCGAAGTGGCTAATGGCACCGGTGTCTTGATTGCCGGTGGCATCTCCAGCGCGAAGGAACTCGCGGCCTATGCCCCGGTGATGGCCAAAGCCGCAACGGCCACTCGGGCCAGCATGGAAAATCTCGGCTCGGTAGCCATCGCCCTGAATGACAACCTGGGCATTGGTGCCGCAGGCTTTGAACGCTCGATGAACATCCTGGCCTATGCCGGTAAACGGGGTCAGTTCGAACTGGCCGACATGGCCAAGTGGCTGCCGCAACTCACGCCGCAACTTGCCGCCCTGGGCATTACCGGTGAACGCGCCGTGGCCGAGATTGGCGCCTCACTACAGATCGCCCGTAAAGGCGCGGGCAGCAACGATGAGGCGGCCAACAACTTCAAAAACTTCCTGTCGAAGATCACCGCCCCCGACACGTTAAAAGCGTTTGCGGATGCCGGTATCGACCTGCAAGACACGATGAGGGGCATGATCAGTAAAGGCCTGACACCGATGCAGGCCATGATGGCAACCATCACCAAGTACACCAGCACTAAAGGTCCGGCTGCCGCCGCTGGCTTCCAGCGCGTCATGGCCATGAAAGATGACCAGGAGAGGCAGATCGCGCTGGATCGTTTGAATGAAGCCTACAAACTGGGCGAGTTGTTTCGCGACCAGCAAGTACTGTCCTTTGTGCGTCCGGCCTTGGCCAACCAGGACGAACAAGCCAGCATCCAAAAAGGCGGGATGGAGGCGGCTGATCAAGGCGTACAGGATCTGGACTGGGCAAAGCGCATGGGCAGCCCCAAGGAGCAGCTCAAAGCGCTGACCATAGGCTTGACGGATGTCGGCATCGGACTGGGCGGTATTCTGCTCCCCGCGCTGCTCGACATTACGAAAGCCGCTATCCCTCTGGTTCGCTCATTTTCGGCCTGGACAGAAGAGAACGCAGGTCTGGTCAGTGGTGTGTTCAAAGTCACCGCCGGAATCGTTGCGCTCAAACTGGGCTTCATCGCCTTGAAGTACGGCGCCAATCTTGGTGCCTCAGCACTCAACGGTATGGGCACCACCATGTCGGTGCTCTCGGGCAAGACCACCTTGCTAAATAGCGCTTTGCTCTCCGCTCGATTGGCTCCGTTTATCACGGGTGTCACGGGGCTCACGACCGCGCTGCCGGGGTTGTCTGGTGCCATGATTGCGTTCGGTGGCGCGATTGCTGCGACTCCAATTGGCTGGATTATTGGAGGAATCGTTCTTATCGCTGCATTGGGTTTAGTCATCTACAAAAACTGGGAACCACTCAAGGCCTGGATGATTGGCTTCTTCACCGGTTTAAAGGATGGACTCAAACCGATAGGAGATGCGTTCTCAGCAGCCTTTGCTCCGGTGGCGCCATTGCTGGCCAAACTGGGAACATTCATCAAACCGGTGATCACCTGGTTCCGTGAATTGTTCAGTCCAGTTCAGGTGACGGGCGATGAACTGGGCAAGGCCACCTGGTCAGGAATCGAGTTCGGTCGGGCTGTCGGCGCCGTGCTGTCCGGCTTACTGGCCCCTGTGCGGTGGCTTCTGGAAGGTATCGGCGAGATACCGAAAGCGTTTGACGGCGGTCTGGCCGGTGTTGCCGCGTTGATCGTCAACTTCTCGCCCCTGGGCCTGTTCTACAAAGCCTTTGCCGGGGTGATGAGTTACTTCGGTGTTGAACTGCCCGGCAAGTTCACCGAGTTCGGCAGCATGATCATTGATGGCCTGGTCAACGGCATCAAGAACAAAGCCTCTGCCGCCACGGATGCGGTGTTAGAACTGGGCTCGTCCATCAAAAGCTGGTTTACCGGGGATCTGCAGATCCATTCCCCCAGCCGGGTTTTCATGGGCTACGGTGCCAATGTCAGTGAAGGCGCAGCCTTGGGGATCACCGGTCAGTCCGACTTGGTACGCAAAGCGGCCCTGGACATGGCGTCCCAATCCAGGGTCAACATGGCCCCACCGAACCCCGCCGATGTCTCGATGGCCAGCATGATGGGGGGTGGCGGTATGGGCGGAAAAATCGAGGTGAGCTTCTCGCCAAACATCACCGTGCCAGGTGGTCCTGGTGTGATGGAACAAGTCAACCAAGGGCTGCAGGCGAGTTATGTCGAGTTCTTGCGGATGATGGAGCGCTTTGAACACGAGCGACAGCGCCGCAGTTACGGCTCAACGGGTGGAGGCCGCACCTGA
- a CDS encoding phage tail assembly protein — translation MADKLSFILKFPFKTAAGVQLDSMTIKRLKRKDISAAQAATKDEGVLEDMLCAKMLGITLEDLGEFDIADSKLATEVLREMSNGRDIAAVLGRSAVASAEVAAIGNSPA, via the coding sequence ATGGCCGACAAACTGAGTTTCATCCTCAAGTTCCCCTTCAAAACCGCTGCCGGTGTGCAGCTGGACTCGATGACTATCAAGCGCCTAAAACGCAAGGACATCAGCGCGGCTCAGGCTGCCACCAAAGATGAAGGCGTATTGGAAGATATGCTCTGCGCGAAAATGCTTGGCATCACATTGGAAGACCTGGGCGAGTTCGATATTGCCGACTCGAAGCTAGCCACCGAGGTGTTGCGGGAAATGTCCAATGGCAGAGACATTGCTGCAGTCTTGGGACGAAGCGCTGTTGCTAGTGCTGAAGTTGCAGCCATCGGAAATAGCCCAGCTTGA
- a CDS encoding phage major tail tube protein — translation MAGFSAHRITNAAVYLDGASFFGRCEEIDLGSIKTVMSDFQGLGMVGLIELPDGIDKLEGKITWNSLYIDSAKKMATPFKTVQLQCRSNVQVFNSSGLVDEIPLVTLMTVMFKEYALGSFKPRDPSKFETPFSATYVRQTLNGEEVVLLDYLANIFKVGGQDQLAKYRQNIGQA, via the coding sequence ATGGCAGGCTTTAGCGCACACCGCATCACCAACGCAGCGGTCTACCTGGACGGCGCCAGCTTCTTCGGTCGCTGCGAAGAGATCGACCTGGGGTCTATCAAGACCGTGATGAGCGACTTCCAGGGACTGGGCATGGTCGGGTTGATCGAGCTGCCGGACGGCATCGACAAGCTCGAAGGCAAGATCACCTGGAACAGCCTGTACATCGACTCGGCCAAGAAGATGGCCACGCCGTTCAAGACGGTTCAGCTTCAATGCCGATCCAACGTCCAGGTGTTCAACAGCTCGGGTCTGGTAGATGAGATCCCGCTGGTGACATTGATGACCGTCATGTTCAAGGAATACGCCCTGGGCAGTTTCAAGCCTCGTGATCCGAGCAAGTTTGAAACGCCGTTTTCCGCAACCTACGTTCGCCAGACTCTCAATGGTGAAGAGGTGGTGCTGCTCGACTACCTAGCGAACATCTTCAAGGTCGGTGGCCAGGATCAGTTGGCCAAGTACCGGCAAAACATCGGCCAGGCGTAG
- a CDS encoding phage tail sheath subtilisin-like domain-containing protein yields the protein MPANYLHGIETIEVERGPRAIRVVKSAVIALVGTAPMGPVNSLTLSLNEIDGAQFGPDMPGFGIPEALDGIYDFGAGTVLVINVLDPAIHRTSISAEAKAFGDNDLLQLEHGALQSLVLKPETGDTTYVLNTDYTVDLITGRVKRLTAGAIPVTGAVKADYAYADPSKVTPADIIGTVNAAGLRTGLKAFQDSYNLLGFFPKIFIAPGFSTLNSVSVELIASAIQVGAVAYIDAPIGSTVQQVIAGRGPAGTLNFNTSSDRVRLCYPHVKVYDAATNGERLQPLSIRAAGLRAKVDNDKGYWWSSSNQELLGVIGLERPLTARIDDPNSEVNLLNENGITTVFNSFGTGLRLWGNRTAAWPTVTHMRNFENVRRTKDIVDESIRYSSLQFTDQPVTTSLIDSISESVNQFLRKLIGDQALLGGECWYDPARNPQTELEQGHVLFNYKLTVPLPFERGTFETEITGEYLVTLGAA from the coding sequence ATGCCCGCTAACTACTTGCACGGTATTGAAACCATTGAAGTCGAACGCGGCCCTCGGGCCATTCGAGTGGTCAAGTCGGCAGTAATCGCCCTGGTCGGAACTGCACCGATGGGGCCGGTCAACAGCCTGACTCTTTCGCTGAATGAGATCGACGGCGCCCAGTTCGGCCCTGACATGCCAGGGTTCGGTATTCCCGAAGCCCTGGATGGCATCTATGACTTCGGCGCCGGAACGGTGCTGGTGATCAACGTGCTCGATCCGGCCATCCACCGCACCAGCATCAGCGCCGAGGCGAAGGCATTCGGCGACAACGACCTGCTGCAGCTGGAGCATGGTGCCCTGCAATCGCTGGTGCTCAAGCCCGAAACCGGTGATACCACCTACGTGTTGAACACCGACTATACGGTGGACCTGATTACCGGTCGGGTGAAGCGGCTGACTGCCGGTGCCATTCCCGTGACGGGGGCGGTTAAAGCCGACTACGCCTACGCCGATCCGAGCAAGGTCACGCCTGCCGACATCATTGGTACCGTGAATGCGGCGGGTCTGCGTACCGGTCTGAAGGCCTTCCAGGACAGTTACAACCTGCTGGGCTTTTTCCCGAAGATCTTCATTGCGCCAGGCTTCAGCACGCTGAATTCCGTGAGCGTCGAACTGATCGCCTCGGCGATTCAAGTGGGCGCGGTGGCCTACATCGACGCACCGATTGGCAGCACCGTGCAGCAGGTCATCGCTGGTCGTGGGCCAGCGGGCACCCTCAACTTCAACACCAGCAGCGACCGGGTGCGCCTGTGCTATCCCCACGTCAAAGTGTATGACGCCGCAACCAATGGCGAACGCCTGCAGCCGCTGTCGATTCGTGCTGCCGGTCTACGGGCCAAGGTGGATAACGACAAGGGCTACTGGTGGAGCAGCTCCAACCAGGAACTCTTGGGGGTGATCGGTCTGGAGCGTCCGTTGACGGCCCGAATCGACGACCCGAACAGCGAAGTCAACCTGCTCAACGAAAACGGCATCACCACCGTGTTCAACTCGTTTGGCACCGGCCTGCGTCTGTGGGGCAACCGAACGGCGGCCTGGCCGACCGTGACCCACATGCGCAACTTCGAAAACGTACGGCGCACCAAAGACATTGTTGACGAGTCGATCCGCTACAGCTCCCTGCAATTCACCGATCAGCCGGTCACCACCTCACTGATCGACAGCATCAGCGAAAGCGTCAATCAGTTCTTGCGCAAATTGATTGGTGACCAGGCGCTATTGGGTGGCGAGTGCTGGTATGACCCGGCCCGTAACCCGCAGACCGAACTGGAGCAGGGACACGTGCTGTTCAACTACAAACTGACCGTGCCGCTGCCGTTCGAACGCGGCACCTTCGAGACCGAAATCACCGGGGAATACCTGGTCACCTTGGGGGCCGCATAA
- a CDS encoding Gp37 family protein, which produces MNQPHEQTPTEKLLGALLERLQEQFNTELTVELFPESPMQYRLNHPCGAILLAYGRSTFGSSEGTDAVFQARSIVIRLTLVFRQLNGKDGVVSYLDRIRTCLTGWYAPHCDMACRPVSEQFIGHRDGVWQYAQDFSTRATQLQSMVPEQGPPLSLLTFEEYP; this is translated from the coding sequence GTGAACCAACCCCACGAACAGACCCCGACCGAGAAGCTGCTGGGCGCGCTTCTGGAGCGTTTGCAGGAACAGTTCAACACCGAGCTGACCGTTGAGCTGTTCCCGGAAAGCCCGATGCAGTACCGCTTGAACCACCCGTGCGGGGCGATCTTGTTGGCCTATGGCAGGTCGACCTTTGGTAGCTCCGAAGGTACTGACGCGGTGTTTCAGGCCCGCAGCATCGTGATCCGCCTGACCCTGGTGTTTCGCCAGCTCAACGGCAAGGACGGTGTCGTCAGCTACCTAGACCGTATCCGAACTTGCTTGACCGGCTGGTACGCCCCGCATTGCGACATGGCCTGTCGCCCCGTGTCCGAGCAGTTCATTGGTCACCGGGACGGTGTTTGGCAGTACGCCCAGGACTTTTCCACTCGCGCCACTCAGCTGCAATCCATGGTGCCCGAACAGGGCCCACCGCTGAGCCTTCTCACCTTTGAGGAATACCCGTGA
- a CDS encoding gp436 family protein, with product MRYCTRADIGNAMPLRTLIQLSNDDPAAQQPNEVVIEDGVRQAAELVDGYLRGRYDLPLNPVPTVLRDAVVYLARHWLYQRRPEGALPDSVKDNRKDTIKLLESIRDGVVTLGMPGGEAAPEPGEIRVRARRQQFGPNLWERYR from the coding sequence ATGCGCTACTGCACTCGCGCCGATATCGGCAACGCCATGCCCCTGCGGACCTTGATCCAGCTCTCCAACGATGACCCAGCAGCCCAGCAGCCGAATGAAGTCGTGATTGAGGACGGCGTGCGCCAGGCGGCAGAATTGGTCGACGGCTACCTGCGGGGTCGTTACGACCTGCCGCTCAATCCGGTGCCGACTGTTTTGCGCGATGCTGTGGTGTACCTGGCGCGGCACTGGTTGTACCAGCGCCGTCCCGAGGGCGCATTGCCGGACTCGGTGAAGGATAACCGCAAGGACACCATCAAGCTCCTGGAGAGCATCCGCGACGGCGTGGTCACCCTGGGTATGCCCGGTGGTGAAGCGGCGCCCGAACCTGGCGAGATCCGTGTTCGTGCCCGTCGTCAGCAATTTGGTCCCAATCTGTGGGAACGCTACCGGTGA
- a CDS encoding DUF2190 family protein, producing MKTQQPVLTTSVVAVVDLPRYRFANFAGALCAAGTKAFGVVEADTEADSVAPINVLGICLVTSGAAVAAGDPVESDAEGRAVTLASGLDNGIALDAATAAGDVIRIVRGI from the coding sequence GTGAAGACACAACAACCTGTTCTCACCACTTCGGTGGTCGCGGTGGTGGACCTGCCGCGTTACCGCTTCGCCAACTTTGCCGGTGCTTTGTGCGCGGCGGGCACCAAGGCTTTTGGCGTCGTTGAGGCCGACACCGAAGCGGACAGCGTGGCACCGATCAACGTCCTGGGCATTTGCCTGGTCACCAGCGGTGCAGCCGTTGCCGCAGGTGACCCCGTGGAGTCTGACGCTGAAGGTCGGGCCGTGACGCTAGCGTCCGGACTGGACAACGGCATCGCGCTGGATGCAGCGACAGCTGCCGGTGATGTCATTCGTATCGTCCGGGGAATCTGA
- a CDS encoding major capsid protein, whose translation MADRLKILRVVDPVLTNLARGYRNAQYIGEALFPIALMDKEAGVIPLFGKEAFEVYDTERAIRAQSNLMTPDDLDGLDVVLREHDIAYPVDYREQNESMFDAEARASRRVVNVIDLRREVTCARLAQSPGTFPMGSKVTLSGSSQWSNGGGDPIAVVEAGKEAVRAKIGIRPNTMTMGASVYQSLKFHPKLQAALGSQERKLITLEHLKALFGIETILIGEALAGATNTSDIWGDNMTLAYVAKPMAGSNADYEEPSFGYTLRRKGMPEIDTYDTAGGKVRFVRNTDIYKPVVVGADAGYLISDTNG comes from the coding sequence ATGGCTGATCGTTTGAAGATACTGCGGGTCGTCGATCCCGTCCTCACCAACCTGGCGCGTGGCTATCGCAACGCCCAGTACATTGGTGAGGCGCTGTTCCCCATCGCGCTGATGGACAAAGAGGCTGGGGTGATCCCGCTGTTCGGCAAGGAAGCGTTTGAGGTTTACGACACCGAGCGCGCGATTCGCGCCCAGTCCAACCTCATGACCCCGGATGACCTGGACGGTCTGGACGTGGTCCTGCGCGAGCATGACATCGCCTATCCGGTGGATTACCGCGAGCAGAACGAATCCATGTTCGACGCCGAAGCCCGTGCTTCACGTCGTGTGGTGAACGTGATCGACCTGCGTCGTGAGGTCACCTGCGCCAGGCTGGCGCAAAGTCCTGGCACTTTTCCTATGGGCAGCAAGGTCACGCTGTCCGGTTCCAGTCAGTGGAGCAACGGCGGTGGAGACCCTATCGCGGTGGTCGAGGCCGGCAAGGAAGCCGTGCGGGCCAAAATCGGCATTCGCCCCAACACCATGACCATGGGCGCCTCGGTGTACCAGTCACTGAAGTTCCACCCCAAGCTTCAGGCCGCCCTGGGCTCGCAAGAGCGCAAGTTGATCACCCTTGAGCACCTGAAGGCGTTGTTCGGCATCGAGACCATCCTCATCGGTGAAGCCCTGGCCGGTGCGACCAACACCTCCGACATCTGGGGCGACAACATGACCCTGGCCTACGTGGCCAAGCCAATGGCCGGTTCAAACGCCGACTACGAAGAGCCAAGCTTTGGTTACACCCTGCGTCGCAAGGGCATGCCCGAGATCGACACCTACGACACTGCAGGCGGCAAGGTGCGCTTTGTGCGCAACACCGACATCTATAAGCCGGTAGTGGTCGGTGCGGATGCCGGTTACCTGATCTCCGACACCAACGGCTGA